The following are from one region of the Coffea eugenioides isolate CCC68of chromosome 2, Ceug_1.0, whole genome shotgun sequence genome:
- the LOC113762759 gene encoding protein YIPF1 homolog — protein sequence MATDDSLTNLPTSHLLGSVPAVVTEAKSTSSQGAPGANLQIFPPNNGGNNWRGYQTLGGQSEADGEQSVNESANNWKGFFSISSYTQYFNVDTDIVLNRILSSFYPSSGDFFSKIDANPDLYGLIWISTTLIFVIASLGNCATYLMHKRTDSTTAWSFDVSYVNVATFAIYGYALLVPLGFYFLLQYMGSNASLVRFWCLWGYSLFIFILSSFLLIIPNEFLRWIVILLSGAASAGFVALNLKSYIPTNDMTFVSVAAFVLQIGLAIFLKMWFFP from the exons ATGGCAACGGACGATTCTCTGACCAATCTCCCCACCAGCCACCTACTTGGCTCGGTCCCG GCTGTGGTAACTGAAGCAAAGAGCACCAGTTCCCAGGGAG CTCCTGGAGCAAATTTGCAAATATTTCCTCCAAATAATGGTGGAAACAACTGGCGTGGTTATCAAACTCTTGGAGGTCAAAGTG AAGCTGATGGAGAACAATCAGTAAACGAATCAGCAAACAACTGGAAAGGATTCTTTAGCATCTCCTCATATACACAGTATTTCAATGTAGATACAGACATTGTCTTGAACAGAATCCTGAGCTCATTTTATCCAAGCAGCGGGGATTTTTTTAGCAAGATTGATGCCAATCCAGATTT GTATGGCCTCATCTGGATCTCCACCACGTTGATTTTTGTCATTGCCTCCCTTGGTAATTGTGCCACTTATCTGATGCACAAGAGAACTGATAGCACTACAGCTTGGAGTTTTGATGTCAGCTATGTCAATGTGGCTACATTTGCCATCTATGGTTATGCACTCCTTGTGCCTCTgggattttattttttgcttcaGTACATGGGTTCAAATGCCAGCCTAGTACGCTTTTGGTGCTTGTGGGGATATtcccttttcattttcattctcaGCTCT TTTTTGTTGATTATTCCAAATGAATTTCTTCGCTGGATTGTGATACTACTGAGTGGTGCGGCATCAGCTGGCTTTGTTGCCCTGAATCTCAAATCTTACATACCAACAAATGATATGACTTTTGTGTCAGTAGCTGCATTTGTTCTGCAAATAGGTCTTGCAATCTTCCTCAAGATGTGGTTCTTCCCTTGA